A single genomic interval of halophilic archaeon DL31 harbors:
- a CDS encoding hypothetical protein (KEGG: nph:NP2196A hypothetical protein), with protein sequence MTVFTPTDDSERDRATTDTHGTDPAAETPSQTMGSVNHTNPETGESFGDSQVYTRGRVAIVDGGKAEGEPDEGADEAESMGEIDHTPREDAPAASEVYERGGEGKSEDVPADQAEDDDE encoded by the coding sequence ATGACCGTCTTTACACCGACCGACGATTCCGAGCGGGACCGAGCGACGACTGACACCCACGGGACCGACCCGGCAGCGGAGACCCCCAGCCAAACGATGGGCAGCGTGAACCACACCAATCCCGAAACGGGCGAATCCTTCGGCGACTCACAGGTTTACACGCGCGGGCGCGTCGCCATCGTGGACGGCGGCAAAGCAGAGGGCGAGCCCGACGAGGGGGCTGATGAGGCGGAGTCGATGGGCGAAATCGACCACACCCCGCGTGAGGATGCCCCGGCTGCGAGTGAGGTGTACGAACGCGGTGGGGAAGGGAAATCCGAGGACGTACCGGCAGACCAAGCGGAGGACGACGACGAATGA
- a CDS encoding Ketol-acid reductoisomerase (PFAM: Acetohydroxy acid isomeroreductase, catalytic; Acetohydroxy acid isomeroreductase C-terminal~TIGRFAM: Acetohydroxy acid isomeroreductase~HAMAP: Ketol-acid reductoisomerase~KEGG: hvo:HVO_1506 ketol-acid reductoisomerase) yields the protein MTDTKVFTDDDAESSYITDKTVAVLGYGSQGHAHASNLADSGVDVVVGLRNDSGSRDVAKADGHTVTTPTKAAAQADVISMLVPDSVQPAVYEEISDGIDAGDTLQFAHGFNIHYDQVEPPEGVDVTMVAPKGPGHIVRRQFERGEGTPGLFAVYRDTSGEAREEALAYAAAIGCTRAGVIETTFREETETDLFGEQAVLCGGVTELIRAGYETLVDAGYSREMAYFECLNEMKLIVDLFYEGGLGEMWDSVSDTAEYGGLTRGEQVVDDHTRANMEKVLEDVQQGKFAREWVVENQAGRPEYGQRRRAEAEHDIEQVGRELRSLFAWSEDTESEEERERATTTADD from the coding sequence ATGACTGACACCAAGGTTTTCACCGACGACGACGCCGAATCGAGCTATATCACTGACAAGACTGTCGCAGTCCTGGGCTACGGCAGCCAAGGCCACGCCCATGCCAGTAACCTCGCAGACAGCGGGGTGGACGTGGTGGTGGGGCTCCGGAACGATTCCGGCTCCCGCGACGTCGCGAAGGCGGACGGCCACACTGTAACGACGCCCACGAAGGCGGCGGCACAAGCGGACGTGATTTCGATGCTCGTCCCCGACAGCGTGCAGCCCGCCGTCTACGAGGAGATTTCCGACGGTATCGATGCCGGCGATACGCTCCAGTTCGCCCACGGGTTCAACATCCACTACGACCAGGTCGAACCCCCCGAGGGCGTCGATGTGACCATGGTCGCGCCAAAGGGTCCCGGCCACATCGTGCGCCGCCAGTTCGAGCGCGGCGAGGGCACGCCGGGCCTGTTTGCGGTCTACCGTGACACGAGCGGCGAAGCACGCGAGGAGGCGCTGGCCTACGCGGCCGCCATCGGCTGTACTCGCGCGGGTGTCATCGAGACCACGTTCCGCGAGGAGACCGAGACTGACCTGTTCGGCGAGCAGGCGGTGCTTTGTGGTGGCGTGACCGAACTCATCCGCGCTGGCTACGAGACGCTGGTCGATGCGGGCTACTCCCGTGAGATGGCCTATTTCGAGTGTCTGAACGAGATGAAGCTCATCGTCGACCTGTTCTACGAGGGCGGACTCGGCGAGATGTGGGACTCCGTCTCCGACACTGCGGAGTACGGCGGTCTCACGCGTGGCGAGCAGGTTGTCGACGACCACACGCGGGCGAACATGGAGAAAGTGCTCGAGGACGTCCAGCAGGGGAAATTTGCCCGCGAGTGGGTCGTCGAGAACCAGGCGGGTCGCCCCGAGTACGGCCAGCGCCGTCGCGCGGAGGCCGAACACGACATCGAGCAGGTGGGCAGAGAGCTTCGGTCGCTGTTCGCCTGGAGCGAGGACACCGAGAGCGAGGAGGAACGGGAACGAGCGACGACCACAGCGGACGACTGA
- a CDS encoding acetolactate synthase, small subunit (KEGG: hje:HacjB3_10545 acetolactate synthase, small subunit~TIGRFAM: Acetolactate synthase, small subunit~PFAM: Acetolactate synthase, small subunit, C-terminal; Amino acid-binding ACT) — translation MSRNRDAGSDRKGLHGPTPEERPRPSGRRSNQGVRVDPDAEASHDPRRTTISALVKHEPGVLAAVAGLVSRRQFNIASLTVGETTNPETARLTLVVEEPEPGVRQVEKQLQKLVPVISVRELGRDSIRRELVLLKVHGDRPAEVQAVAEMHDGTVLDVGPWTITVEVTCEPTKVDDAIDAFRQFGIRELTRTGSTALARGDEWTTDAEEARYERMTDAGEYPGHTNSETTTRPPTHADD, via the coding sequence ATGAGCCGGAACCGCGACGCGGGTTCTGACCGAAAGGGCCTGCACGGCCCGACACCCGAGGAGCGGCCACGACCCAGCGGGCGCCGGTCGAACCAGGGCGTTCGCGTCGACCCAGACGCAGAGGCGAGCCACGACCCCCGACGGACCACCATCTCTGCACTGGTCAAACACGAACCCGGCGTGCTGGCAGCAGTCGCCGGCCTCGTGAGCCGCCGGCAGTTCAACATCGCTTCGCTGACTGTCGGCGAGACGACCAACCCAGAGACGGCGCGCCTGACGCTGGTCGTTGAGGAGCCAGAACCAGGCGTCCGACAGGTCGAGAAACAGCTCCAGAAGCTCGTGCCGGTGATCTCCGTCCGCGAACTGGGCCGAGACTCGATCCGGCGCGAACTGGTGCTACTGAAGGTTCACGGCGACCGGCCCGCCGAAGTTCAGGCCGTCGCGGAGATGCATGACGGCACTGTGCTCGACGTCGGCCCGTGGACCATCACGGTGGAGGTGACCTGCGAACCCACCAAGGTCGACGACGCAATCGACGCCTTCCGGCAGTTCGGCATCCGCGAACTCACCCGGACGGGGAGCACCGCGCTAGCCCGTGGCGACGAGTGGACGACCGACGCCGAAGAAGCACGCTACGAACGCATGACTGACGCCGGGGAGTACCCCGGCCACACGAACAGTGAGACGACCACGCGACCACCAACACACGCTGATGACTGA